A stretch of Plasmodium vivax scf_3799 genomic scaffold, whole genome shotgun sequence DNA encodes these proteins:
- a CDS encoding variable surface protein Vir17, putative (encoded by transcript PVX_141260A) has product MSYDYIKSFKLYMLINXMNNAKYKHSCAETQNYLHSIGQTNNETLKNIGCSLEYGYTFLTATRENTLTDLCTYLNLWLDEQKRIHVYDKFKVSTNEWQVFEDLWNTLMEGQTPDHKCERQHEENNISEYSKRLDLKSYCINRDYFKRLFQSSSRSDEYKAQICKGFSDYTQDNYNKLIEGMNCIDKKNGINDYNYHISDDCTLYNIPKTFPKCNEKTETIVDVDNSKKDIEKCESIKQVVGAGTDLNAIPVPLDGDRDGLDVDDHGAMNILAVSAGRPDELKDSLSESIELALPLPTAVTSPNDKPSKPIYYAGLSTLGVVFTSTVLYKYTTLGPFIRSLVSKKENLRQTTNKHLAEQWLQKTSEYMDSNSENSHYNFPYHSMQN; this is encoded by the exons atgtcatac gattatataaaatcatttaaattatatatgttaattaaTARAATGAATAATGCGAAATACAAACATTCCTGTGCAGAAACTCAGAATTATTTACATTCAATAGGTCAAACTAACAATGaaacattaaaaaacatCGGTTGCTCCCTTGAATATggttatacatttttaactgCAACACGTGAAAATACTTTAACTGATTTGTGCACATATTTAAATCTTTGGTTAGATGAACAAAAGAGAATACATGtatatgataaatttaaGGTTAGTACGAATGAATGGCAAGTCTTTGAGGATTTGTGGAACACATTAATGGAAGGACAGACTCCTGATCATAAATGTGAAAGACAACACGAAGAAAACAATATATCCGAATATAGTAAGCGCTTAGATTTGAAGTCTTACTGTATAAATAgagattattttaaaagattatTCCAATCATCTTCAAGATCCGATGAATATAAAGCACAAATATGTAAAGGGTTTTCCGACTATACACaagataattataataaattgatCGAGGGAATGAATTGTATTGATAAGAAAAATGGCATTAATGATTATAATTACCACATTTCTGATGATTGCACTCTATATAATATTCCTAAAACGTTTCCAAAATGCAATGAAAAAACTGAAACTATTGTAGATGTTGACAATTCTAAAAAAGATATAGAAAAATGCGAAAGTATTAAACAAGTAGTAGGTGCAGGCACTGATTTAAATGCAATTCCTGTCCCATTGGATGGTGACAGAGATGGATTAGATGTAGATGACCATGGAGCAATGAATATTCTGGCTGTATCAGCAGGTAGACCCGATGAATTAAAAGATAGTCTCTCTGAATCTATAGAATTAGCTCTTCCATTACCAACAGCTGTAACTTCACCCAATGATAAACCTTCAAAACCTATATACTATGCTGGATTGTCAACATTAGGAGTTGTTTTCACTTCCACAGTTTTgtataaa TACACAACCCTTGGACCGTTCATCCGTTCTTTAGtaagtaaaaaggaaaatttaagACAAACTACTAATAAACATTTAGCTGAACAGTGGCTGCAAAAAACATCAGAATATATGGATTCTAATTCAGAAAATTcccattataattttccttatcaTTCAATGCAAAATTAA